From the Anaeromyxobacter dehalogenans 2CP-1 genome, the window GCGTGAGGCCGAAGTCGCTGCCGATGGTGGGATCGGCGGCGCGCAGCGTCAGCGCCACGGTCCGGCCCTCCTCGGGCGAGATCGAGCGCACGTACCGGCGCGCGTCGCTGTACACGGCGCGGAACGACGCCTCGGAGAGGAACCCGTCGCGCCACTCGAGCCAGTCCGAGGTGGGCGCGCGGCGCGTCTCGCCGAGCACGTCGTACGAGGTGCCGGCCCAGCCGATCCGGAAGCTGAGCGTCTCGGCGAGCCCGGGGAACGTGAAGGTCAGGCCGGCGGCGACGGGCGTCCACACCGACTCGACGCCGCGGCCGCCGGGCGCGGAGTCGAAGTAGCGCACCGACGCGAGATCGAGCGTGGGCCACGACCAGCCGCCCTGGTACGAGAACGCGTACCCGGGCTCGCGCCCGCCCTCGCTCCACCACGCCTGCAGCGCCCACGCGTGCCGGGCCAGCACGTCCACGCCGCCGGTCATGGCGCCGTAGATGCTCCCGGCGCCGTCGCTGCCCCACAGCGGCAGCCACCACCGCGGGCCGACGGTGTCGAGCGCGCGGTACGGGCGCGAGGGCAGGGGCGGGGGCGGGGAGGACGTCGAGGGGGCGGTCGCGGTCGCGGGGCTGGTGGGGTCTGCGGGCGCGCTGGGGGGCGCGGCGGTGGCGGCGACCGCACTTGCAGAGGGAATCGCGGTCGCGGTGGGCGCCGCAGTCGCGGTGGGCGCGGCGGTCGCGGTGGGGGCCATGGCGGGCGCCGTGCGCGCGACGGCCGGCGCGGGGGCCGCGGGCGTGGGCTCGAGCCAGGCGGAGGGGTCGAACGGGATCGTGGCGACGTCGTAGCCTTCGCGGCCGAACGTGACGAACCCGATCGTCCGCCCGTCGGGCGACACGGCGGGCTGGAACGCGCCGGTCTCCACGTTCGTCACCTTGCGGATCGCGCCGGTGGCGGCCTCCCACGCGTACAGGTCGTAGACGCCGCCGCGGTCGGACGCGAACAGGAGGTACCGGCCGTCGGGCGTCCAGGCGGGCCCGGTGTCGAGGGCGTCGTCGTCGGTGATCCGCCGGACCTCGTCGTCCTCCCACAGCGCGAGGTCGCGGCGCCCGCCCTCCTGCAGCTCGAACGCGATGCGCCGGCCGTCGGGCGACGGTGCGGGCGCGAAGACCTGCGCGCCGGGGCGGGCGAACAGCACCTCGACCTGCGCGGGCGGCGGGACGGCCAGCTCCGCGCGACGTTCACGAAGCGTCGCGTCGTCGGGGACCATGGGCGCTGGGGGCAGCGTCCGGCGCACCAGCGCCATCCGCCCGCCGGGCTCGTGGCGCACGTACACCACCGCGCGGCCGCCGGGCACGACGGCGGGATCGCCGGCTCGCTCGCCATCGGTGAGCCGGCGCCGCGCGCCGCGCGCGAGGTCCACCGCCCACAGGTCGTCGTAAGTCCGGTGCAGCCGCCACACCTCGCCGATGGCGACCACGGCCTCCCGCGGCGACGCCATCGAGAGCGCGCCGTTCACGTCCACGGTGAGCGCGAGGCCGAGGTCGGCGCCGCCGGGGGTGACGCGGTACGTGCCGGGCCGGCGGTCGAGGTCGCGCTTCTGGTACGCGATGAAGCTCCCGTCGGGCGACCAGCGCGGGGTCTCCACGCGCCCGCCGGCGCGGGTGAGGCGGGTGGGCACGGTGACGGGCCGCTCGTGAACCCGGGCGCGCACCGCCTCGGCGTGGCGCCGCTCCTCCTCGGCGTACTCGGCCCACAGCGACGGGAAGTCCCGCCCGCCGAACGCGCGCGCGCCGGCCCAGCTCGGCGCGTAGGACCACACCTGCGAGCCCTGGTCGGCGACGAACGCGGCGATCGCGGCGTCGCCGTACCGCGCCCGCAGGAACGCCATGAAGCGCCCGCCGAGCAGGTAGGGCGCGGTGCCGAGCGGCCACTCCAGCAGCGGGTTCGAGATCTGGTCGAGCCGCGGGAACGGGCCGTCGAGCGCGAGCGCCCGCGCGTACATGTCGTGGATGGCGCTCGCGTTGCGGCCGGCGCCGGGCACGGCCTCGCCGTCGGCCTCGTGCAGCACCGCGAGCCCCTCGGCCATCCAGCTCGGCGTGAGGCCGTTCGGCACGAAGAGCTTCCCGAACACGGCGTTGGCGAGCGCGGGGAGCCCGCCCACATGGTCGAGGTGCAGGATGTGGACGTACTCGTGGAACACCAGGCTGGAGACCCAGTCCCGGTAGTCGTTCAGCTCGGAGAGCCCGGGCGGCGGGACGGCGTAGAGCCGGATGGTGTCGTACGGCAGCGGCGTGGCGAGGCCGTTCGCGTCGTCGGTGTCGTCGGAGAGGACGATCTCGGTGCGCTCGCGCGGCGCGAACCCGAGCACGGGCGACAGGATCGCGTGCGCGCGCTCGGCGGCGCGGGCCACCTCCTGCGCGAGCGCCTCCTCGCCCTGGTGGTGGTGGACGCGGAAGTGCCGGGTCTCGAGCGTCCGCCAGGTGAAGCCGGGATCGTAGAGCTGGGCGCGCGCCGCGGCGGGGACGAGCGCGAGCGCGGCCACGGCCACGGCCGCGGCGGCGAGCGGGACGGCGCAGGCGCAGGCGAGGGCGAGGGCGAGCGCGGCGCGGGGCGCGCGGCGCGCAGGGGCGTGGCCCGCGGGGCGGGCGTCGCGGGGCGAGGGGGCGATCACTCGGGGCGCCGGGTGGTCGCGGGACGCCGGCGCCGGGTCGCGGCGGGACGGGAGCGCTTCGAGGCTGGCGACTCGCGCTTGCGGGAGCGGGCCGCCGCGACGCGAGCCTCGAGGAACGCGAGCACGCGCTCGGCCACCAGGTCGGGCGCCTCGAGCGGCGCGACGTGCGTGCCGCCGGGCACGACCAGCAGCTCGCTCCCGGGGATCTCCGAGTGCATGCGCTCGGAGAGCCGGAGCGGCGTGAAGGAGTCGCGCTCGCCGGCCACCACGAGCGTCGGCACCTCCACCTC encodes:
- a CDS encoding BamA/TamA family outer membrane protein yields the protein MIAPSPRDARPAGHAPARRAPRAALALALACACAVPLAAAAVAVAALALVPAAARAQLYDPGFTWRTLETRHFRVHHHQGEEALAQEVARAAERAHAILSPVLGFAPRERTEIVLSDDTDDANGLATPLPYDTIRLYAVPPPGLSELNDYRDWVSSLVFHEYVHILHLDHVGGLPALANAVFGKLFVPNGLTPSWMAEGLAVLHEADGEAVPGAGRNASAIHDMYARALALDGPFPRLDQISNPLLEWPLGTAPYLLGGRFMAFLRARYGDAAIAAFVADQGSQVWSYAPSWAGARAFGGRDFPSLWAEYAEEERRHAEAVRARVHERPVTVPTRLTRAGGRVETPRWSPDGSFIAYQKRDLDRRPGTYRVTPGGADLGLALTVDVNGALSMASPREAVVAIGEVWRLHRTYDDLWAVDLARGARRRLTDGERAGDPAVVPGGRAVVYVRHEPGGRMALVRRTLPPAPMVPDDATLRERRAELAVPPPAQVEVLFARPGAQVFAPAPSPDGRRIAFELQEGGRRDLALWEDDEVRRITDDDALDTGPAWTPDGRYLLFASDRGGVYDLYAWEAATGAIRKVTNVETGAFQPAVSPDGRTIGFVTFGREGYDVATIPFDPSAWLEPTPAAPAPAVARTAPAMAPTATAAPTATAAPTATAIPSASAVAATAAPPSAPADPTSPATATAPSTSSPPPPLPSRPYRALDTVGPRWWLPLWGSDGAGSIYGAMTGGVDVLARHAWALQAWWSEGGREPGYAFSYQGGWSWPTLDLASVRYFDSAPGGRGVESVWTPVAAGLTFTFPGLAETLSFRIGWAGTSYDVLGETRRAPTSDWLEWRDGFLSEASFRAVYSDARRYVRSISPEEGRTVALTLRAADPTIGSDFGLTRARLSVAQYLRVPGTRHTVLALRLAGGVAEGSIGGRAPYELGGAATVDPVAVVMQTAGVAPDQLRGYPYGWLAGTAFALGNLELRFPLLAPVRGYSTWPVFLRRVHGSVFVDAGDAFDLPGELPFAGHPFSWNEVRFAAGAELRAELVLGYWLRTDLRLGLAHGFGRLLAGEWREPGVDPVTAYVTVGQSF